A single region of the Polymorphum gilvum SL003B-26A1 genome encodes:
- the tgt gene encoding tRNA guanosine(34) transglycosylase Tgt, producing the protein MTAKPFSFRLIATDGAARRGEIETPHGLVRTPAFMPVGTQATVKAMYPDQVRALGSDVVLGNTYHLMLRPTAERVARLGGLHRFMNWPHTILTDSGGFQVMSLAQLRKLDETGVRFQSHIDGQKYHLTPERSIEIQGLLGSDIQMQLDECIGLPAPREEAQRAMELSLRWAERSRAQFEAMGGPAKGQGLYGIVQGGDVAELRIASARALADMPFEGYSVGGLAVGEPQDVMLKMLEITTPAMPVDKPRYLMGVGTPEDILESVTRGIDQFDCVMPTRAGRHGLAYTRYGKVNLKNARHADDPRPLDETSDCPAARDYSRAYLHHLVKAGEGLAAMLLTWNNLAYYQHLMQGMRDAIEAGTFQDFRAAVKADWVRGDIAPLG; encoded by the coding sequence ATGACCGCCAAGCCGTTCTCCTTCCGCCTGATCGCAACCGACGGCGCCGCCCGGCGCGGCGAGATCGAGACGCCGCACGGGCTGGTGCGCACACCGGCCTTCATGCCGGTCGGCACCCAGGCGACGGTCAAGGCGATGTATCCGGACCAGGTTCGCGCGCTCGGCTCCGACGTGGTGCTCGGCAACACCTATCACCTGATGCTGCGCCCGACCGCCGAGCGGGTGGCGCGGCTCGGCGGGTTGCACAGATTCATGAACTGGCCGCACACGATCCTGACCGATTCGGGCGGCTTCCAGGTCATGTCGCTGGCCCAGCTCAGGAAGCTGGACGAGACCGGCGTCCGCTTCCAGAGCCACATCGACGGCCAGAAATACCACCTGACGCCGGAACGCTCGATCGAGATCCAGGGCCTGCTCGGCTCCGACATCCAGATGCAGCTCGATGAGTGCATCGGCCTGCCGGCCCCGCGCGAGGAGGCGCAGCGGGCGATGGAGCTGTCGCTTCGCTGGGCCGAGCGCTCGCGGGCGCAGTTTGAGGCCATGGGCGGGCCGGCCAAGGGGCAGGGGCTCTACGGCATCGTCCAGGGCGGCGACGTGGCGGAGCTGCGCATCGCGTCGGCGCGCGCTCTGGCCGACATGCCCTTCGAGGGCTATTCGGTCGGCGGCCTGGCGGTCGGCGAGCCGCAGGACGTGATGCTGAAGATGCTTGAGATCACCACGCCGGCGATGCCGGTGGACAAGCCGCGCTACCTGATGGGCGTGGGCACGCCGGAGGACATCCTGGAGAGCGTTACACGCGGCATCGACCAGTTCGACTGCGTGATGCCGACCCGCGCCGGGCGCCACGGCCTCGCCTATACCCGCTACGGCAAGGTCAACCTGAAGAACGCCCGCCACGCCGACGATCCGCGACCGCTCGACGAGACCTCCGACTGCCCGGCGGCGCGCGACTACAGCCGCGCCTACCTGCATCACCTGGTCAAGGCCGGCGAGGGCCTGGCGGCCATGCTGCTGACCTGGAACAACCTCGCCTACTACCAGCATCTCATGCAGGGCATGCGCGACGCCATCGAGGCCGGGACGTTCCAGGACTTCCGCGCCGCCGTGAAGGCCGACTGGGTGCGCGGCGACATCGCCCCGCTCGGCTGA
- a CDS encoding DUF4864 domain-containing protein: MRFAAFVFVWVAFGALGALTMPAAVAAESETIDGAAFRRIVQDQMAAFRRNDAAGAYALATPGLQREFHTPEIFMAMVRQGYMPVYRPKSVSFGRARMTPHGPVQEVFVVGPDGEAWLALYSFARQDDGVWRISGCILRKDKGFQT; encoded by the coding sequence ATGCGGTTTGCGGCCTTTGTGTTCGTGTGGGTGGCGTTCGGCGCGCTTGGCGCCCTGACGATGCCGGCGGCCGTCGCCGCCGAGAGCGAGACGATCGACGGCGCCGCGTTCCGCCGCATCGTCCAGGACCAGATGGCCGCCTTCCGCCGCAACGACGCGGCCGGAGCCTATGCCTTGGCCACCCCGGGCCTGCAGCGGGAGTTCCACACGCCCGAGATCTTCATGGCCATGGTCAGGCAGGGCTACATGCCGGTCTACCGGCCGAAAAGCGTCAGCTTCGGCCGCGCGCGCATGACGCCGCACGGGCCGGTGCAGGAGGTGTTTGTGGTCGGACCCGACGGCGAGGCCTGGCTCGCGCTCTACTCCTTCGCCCGCCAGGACGACGGCGTCTGGCGCATCTCCGGCTGCATCCTGCGCAAGGACAAGGGGTTCCAGACCTGA
- a CDS encoding nucleotide sugar dehydrogenase, with translation MTAAAPGARPTGDRIAVVGLGYVGLPVACAFAAAGYRVTGFDIDAARLGELERGHDRTGSVPAEALRLPGLALTSVETALADADVIIVAVPTPVDRAKRPDLTPFVAAARNAGRAMKPGAIVVFESTVYPGATEEVAVPVLEAESGLRLNEGFFVGYSPERINPGDTTRGFSDITKIVSASTDAACDRLCALYGSVVTAGIHRAPSIRVAEAAKVIENTQRDLNIALMNELSILFHAMGIDTRDVLAGAATKWNFLPFQPGLVGGHCIGVDPYYLTHKAHEIGLTPQVILAGRGTNEAMPAFVAGKVIQACVRLGRRMPPKIAVLGVTYKANVPDIRNSKVVDLVRELAEFGAEVKVFDPLADARETRAEYGLDLSGENDLAGADAVVLAVPHDAFLAGGDAWPLVRRLLADGAGLVADLPAILDRSLKPDGVTLWRL, from the coding sequence ATGACAGCGGCAGCACCAGGCGCCAGGCCAACCGGGGACAGGATCGCCGTCGTCGGCCTCGGCTATGTCGGCCTGCCGGTCGCCTGCGCCTTCGCCGCGGCCGGCTATCGCGTCACAGGCTTCGACATAGATGCGGCGCGCCTCGGAGAGCTTGAGCGCGGCCACGACCGCACCGGATCGGTGCCGGCCGAGGCCCTGCGCCTGCCCGGCCTTGCCCTGACGAGCGTCGAAACCGCCCTTGCCGACGCCGATGTCATCATCGTCGCGGTGCCGACGCCGGTCGACCGGGCGAAGCGGCCCGATCTCACCCCCTTCGTCGCCGCGGCGCGCAACGCCGGCCGGGCGATGAAGCCCGGCGCCATCGTCGTGTTCGAGTCGACCGTCTATCCCGGCGCCACCGAGGAGGTCGCCGTGCCTGTCCTGGAGGCCGAATCCGGGCTGCGCCTGAACGAGGGCTTCTTCGTCGGCTACTCGCCCGAGCGTATCAACCCGGGCGACACCACCCGGGGGTTCTCCGACATCACCAAGATCGTCTCGGCGAGCACGGACGCCGCCTGCGACCGGCTTTGCGCCCTCTATGGCTCGGTCGTCACGGCCGGCATCCACCGGGCGCCGTCGATCCGCGTCGCCGAGGCCGCCAAGGTGATCGAGAACACCCAGCGCGACCTCAACATCGCGCTGATGAACGAGCTGTCGATCCTGTTCCATGCCATGGGCATCGATACCCGCGACGTCCTCGCCGGCGCCGCCACGAAATGGAACTTCCTGCCGTTCCAGCCTGGTCTCGTCGGCGGCCACTGCATCGGCGTCGATCCCTACTACCTGACCCACAAGGCCCACGAGATCGGGCTGACACCGCAGGTGATCCTGGCCGGACGCGGTACCAACGAGGCGATGCCCGCCTTCGTCGCCGGCAAGGTTATCCAGGCCTGCGTGCGCCTCGGGCGCCGGATGCCGCCGAAGATCGCCGTGCTCGGCGTCACCTACAAGGCGAACGTGCCGGACATCCGCAATTCCAAGGTCGTCGACCTCGTCCGCGAACTGGCCGAGTTCGGCGCCGAGGTGAAGGTCTTCGATCCGCTCGCCGACGCCCGCGAGACCCGGGCGGAATACGGCCTCGACCTGTCGGGCGAGAACGACCTTGCCGGCGCCGACGCGGTCGTGCTGGCCGTGCCGCACGACGCCTTCCTGGCCGGCGGCGATGCCTGGCCTCTGGTCCGCCGCCTGCTCGCAGACGGTGCCGGTCTCGTCGCCGACCTGCCCGCTATTCTTGACAGATCGCTTAAGCCTGATGGCGTAACCCTCTGGCGTCTTTGA
- the galU gene encoding UTP--glucose-1-phosphate uridylyltransferase GalU has product MMRPIRKAVLPVAGLGTRFLPATKAVPKEMLTIVDRPIIQYVVDEARAAGIEHIVFVTGRNKHVIEDHFDIAYELEDTLRARSKTAALDLLDKIRPHPGTTSFTRQQEPLGLGHAIWCARDIIGDEPFAILLPDVIVKAEKGCLAQMVDVYRERGGNVIAVEEVPEDQTHQYGIVKLAEGPRSRAMTITGMVEKPAPGTAPSNLMITGRYILQPQIFDLLSRQETGAGGEIQLTDSMKTLMQTQTFTSVQFEGRSYDCGSKVGFLCANIAFALEQPELAAELMPHLSDLTGLPKAAE; this is encoded by the coding sequence ATGATGAGACCCATTCGCAAGGCTGTCCTGCCCGTTGCAGGCCTTGGAACGCGCTTTCTGCCGGCCACCAAGGCCGTGCCCAAGGAAATGCTGACCATCGTCGACCGGCCGATCATCCAGTACGTGGTCGACGAGGCGCGCGCGGCCGGCATCGAGCACATCGTCTTCGTCACCGGCCGCAACAAGCACGTCATCGAGGACCATTTCGACATCGCCTACGAACTGGAGGACACGCTGCGCGCCCGCTCCAAGACGGCGGCGCTCGACCTCCTGGACAAGATCCGTCCCCATCCGGGTACGACCAGCTTCACCCGCCAGCAGGAGCCGCTCGGCCTTGGCCACGCCATCTGGTGCGCCCGCGACATCATCGGCGACGAGCCCTTCGCCATCCTGCTGCCGGACGTCATCGTCAAGGCGGAGAAGGGCTGCCTCGCGCAAATGGTCGACGTCTATCGGGAGCGCGGCGGCAACGTCATCGCGGTCGAGGAGGTGCCCGAGGACCAGACGCACCAGTACGGCATCGTCAAGCTGGCCGAGGGACCGCGCAGCCGGGCGATGACCATCACCGGCATGGTCGAGAAGCCTGCTCCCGGCACGGCGCCGAGCAACCTGATGATCACCGGCCGCTACATCCTGCAGCCGCAGATCTTCGACCTGCTGTCGCGCCAGGAAACGGGTGCCGGCGGCGAGATCCAGCTCACCGACAGCATGAAGACGCTGATGCAGACGCAGACCTTCACGTCGGTGCAGTTCGAGGGGCGCAGCTACGACTGCGGCTCCAAGGTCGGCTTCCTGTGCGCGAACATCGCCTTCGCCCTGGAACAGCCGGAGCTTGCGGCCGAACTGATGCCGCATCTGAGCGACCTGACCGGCCTGCCCAAGGCCGCCGAATAG
- the kdsA gene encoding 3-deoxy-8-phosphooctulonate synthase: protein MAQPSSTVPVGSVFFSNDAPFSLIAGPCQMESRAHALEMAAAVKEIAGSLGIGVVFKSSFDKANRTSLNGRRGIGLVDALPVFAEIRDTLGLPVLTDVHAAEQCAAVAEVVDVLQIPAFLCRQTDLLVAAARTGRVVNVKKGQFLAPWDMKNVLAKVVESGNPNVLLTERGVSFGYNTLVTDMRALPIMAATGAPVIFDATHSVQQPGGQGASTGGDRSFVPVLARAAVAVGVAGLFIETHDDPDNAPSDGPNMVPLKDLAGLLRQLKDIDAVIKAAGA, encoded by the coding sequence ATGGCGCAGCCCAGTTCGACGGTTCCGGTCGGGTCCGTCTTCTTCAGCAACGACGCACCGTTCAGCCTGATCGCCGGCCCGTGCCAGATGGAAAGCCGCGCCCACGCGCTGGAGATGGCCGCCGCGGTCAAGGAGATCGCCGGCTCCCTCGGCATCGGCGTGGTGTTCAAGAGTTCGTTCGACAAGGCCAACCGCACCTCGCTCAACGGCAGGCGCGGCATCGGGCTGGTCGATGCGCTGCCGGTCTTCGCCGAGATCCGCGACACGCTCGGCCTGCCGGTGCTCACCGACGTGCATGCGGCGGAGCAATGCGCCGCGGTCGCCGAGGTGGTCGACGTGCTGCAGATCCCCGCGTTCCTGTGCCGGCAGACCGACCTCCTGGTCGCTGCGGCGCGCACCGGGCGGGTCGTCAACGTCAAGAAGGGCCAGTTCCTGGCGCCCTGGGACATGAAGAACGTGCTCGCGAAGGTGGTCGAATCGGGCAATCCGAACGTGCTGCTGACCGAGCGCGGCGTGAGCTTCGGCTACAACACGCTGGTCACCGACATGCGTGCGCTGCCGATCATGGCGGCGACCGGCGCCCCGGTGATCTTCGACGCCACCCATTCGGTGCAGCAGCCGGGCGGGCAGGGCGCGTCCACGGGCGGCGACCGCAGCTTCGTCCCGGTGCTGGCGCGTGCCGCCGTCGCGGTCGGCGTCGCGGGCCTGTTCATCGAGACACACGACGATCCGGACAATGCCCCTTCCGACGGCCCCAACATGGTGCCGCTGAAGGACCTCGCGGGCCTGCTGCGCCAGCTCAAGGACATCGATGCGGTGATCAAGGCGGCCGGCGCCTAG
- a CDS encoding UDP-glucose dehydrogenase family protein, with the protein MKISMIGTGYVGLVSGVCFAEFGFDVTCVDIDAAKIERLNRLEVPIYEPGLDEVLARNHAAGRLTFTTDFDAAVASSDVVFIAVGTPSRRGDGEADLTYVFDAARRIARAMKPGAVVVIKSTVVVGTCRKVKEIIAAERPDVDFSIASNPEFLREGSAIEDFMRPDRVIAGVEDERGEAALRRLYRPLNLREAPLVVSSLENAELTKYAANAFLAMKITFINEIADLCEKVGGDVQRVATGIGLDNRIGSKFLHAGPGYGGSCFPKDTTAIAATARKLGAPLRLIETTIEVNEARKKAMAQRVLAALGPQTAGRIVAVFGVAFKPNTDDVRDAPSLVIIPELQKAGVTVRAHDPEGRAQAEPLLPGVVWCEGPYEAAEGADAVAVLTEWNVYRGLDLGKLKECMAGRMVVDMRNIYRPEEAAAAGLRHIGIGKPPAGDA; encoded by the coding sequence ATGAAGATTTCGATGATCGGAACGGGCTACGTCGGACTGGTCTCCGGCGTGTGCTTCGCCGAGTTCGGCTTCGACGTCACCTGCGTCGACATCGACGCGGCCAAGATCGAGCGGCTCAACCGGCTGGAGGTGCCGATCTACGAGCCGGGCCTCGACGAGGTGCTCGCCCGCAACCACGCCGCGGGCCGGCTGACCTTCACGACGGATTTCGACGCGGCGGTGGCGAGTTCCGACGTGGTCTTCATCGCGGTCGGTACGCCGTCGCGGCGCGGCGACGGCGAGGCGGACCTGACGTATGTGTTCGATGCCGCCCGGCGCATCGCGCGCGCCATGAAGCCCGGCGCGGTGGTGGTGATCAAGTCGACGGTCGTCGTCGGCACCTGCCGCAAGGTGAAGGAAATCATTGCCGCCGAGCGACCCGACGTCGACTTTTCCATTGCCTCCAACCCCGAGTTCCTGCGCGAGGGCTCGGCGATCGAGGACTTCATGCGGCCCGACCGGGTCATCGCGGGGGTCGAGGACGAGCGCGGCGAGGCGGCCCTGCGCCGGCTGTATCGGCCGCTCAACCTGCGCGAGGCGCCGCTGGTGGTCTCGTCGCTGGAAAACGCCGAGTTGACCAAATACGCGGCCAACGCCTTCCTGGCGATGAAGATCACCTTCATCAACGAGATCGCCGACCTGTGCGAGAAGGTCGGTGGCGACGTGCAGAGGGTTGCGACCGGCATCGGCCTCGACAACCGCATCGGCTCGAAGTTCCTGCATGCCGGGCCCGGCTACGGCGGGTCCTGCTTCCCCAAGGACACCACGGCGATCGCTGCCACCGCACGCAAGCTGGGCGCGCCGCTGCGCCTGATCGAAACCACCATCGAGGTCAACGAGGCGCGCAAGAAGGCGATGGCACAGCGCGTGCTCGCCGCGCTCGGGCCGCAGACGGCGGGCAGGATCGTCGCCGTGTTCGGCGTCGCCTTCAAGCCCAATACCGACGACGTGCGCGACGCGCCGTCGCTGGTCATCATTCCCGAACTGCAGAAGGCCGGCGTCACCGTCAGGGCGCACGATCCGGAAGGGCGCGCCCAGGCCGAGCCGCTCCTGCCCGGCGTGGTCTGGTGCGAGGGGCCCTACGAGGCCGCCGAGGGCGCCGACGCGGTCGCCGTGCTGACGGAATGGAACGTCTACCGGGGACTTGATCTCGGCAAGCTGAAGGAGTGCATGGCCGGCCGGATGGTGGTCGACATGCGCAACATCTATCGGCCTGAGGAGGCCGCAGCCGCGGGGCTGCGCCACATCGGCATCGGCAAGCCGCCTGCCGGCGACGCCTGA
- the eno gene encoding phosphopyruvate hydratase: MTAIVDITAREILDSRGNPTVEVDVLLEDGAFGRAAVPSGASTGAHEAVELRDGGARYLGKGVQKAVDAVNGEIFDTVGGLDAEDQIQIDQAMIDLDGTPNKARLGANAILGVSLAVAKAAAQSAGLPLYRYVGGTSARLLPVPMMNIINGGAHADNPIDFQEFMIMPVGASSLAEAVRMGAEVFHTLKKALHDAGHNTNVGDEGGFAPNLESTDAAIGFVMKAIEKAGYTPGEDIHLALDAASTEFFKDGKYVLAGEGKTLAPEQMARYLEDLVARYPIISIEDGLAEDDWDGWKAATDLIGTKCQLVGDDLFVTNSARLREGIARGVANSILVKVNQIGSLTETLDAVETAHKAAYTAVMSHRSGETEDATIADLAVATNCGQIKTGSLARSDRLAKYNQLIRIEQELGPQARYAGRSILKA, encoded by the coding sequence ATGACGGCCATCGTCGACATCACCGCCCGGGAAATCCTCGACAGCCGCGGCAATCCGACCGTCGAGGTCGACGTCCTTCTGGAAGACGGTGCCTTCGGCCGCGCCGCCGTGCCCTCCGGCGCCTCGACCGGCGCCCACGAGGCCGTTGAGCTGCGCGACGGCGGGGCGCGCTATCTCGGCAAGGGCGTGCAGAAGGCGGTCGACGCCGTCAACGGCGAGATCTTCGACACGGTCGGCGGCCTCGACGCAGAGGACCAGATCCAGATCGACCAGGCGATGATCGACCTCGACGGCACGCCCAACAAGGCGCGCCTCGGTGCCAACGCCATCCTGGGCGTGTCGCTCGCGGTCGCCAAGGCGGCGGCCCAGTCGGCCGGCCTGCCGCTGTATCGCTACGTCGGCGGCACCTCGGCCCGGCTGCTGCCGGTGCCGATGATGAACATCATCAACGGCGGTGCCCATGCCGACAACCCGATCGACTTCCAGGAATTCATGATCATGCCGGTCGGCGCGAGCTCGCTGGCCGAAGCCGTGCGCATGGGCGCGGAAGTCTTCCACACGCTCAAGAAAGCGCTGCACGACGCCGGCCACAACACCAACGTCGGCGACGAGGGCGGCTTCGCGCCGAATCTGGAATCGACCGATGCGGCCATCGGCTTCGTCATGAAGGCGATCGAGAAGGCCGGCTACACGCCGGGCGAGGACATCCATCTCGCCCTCGATGCCGCCTCGACCGAGTTCTTCAAGGACGGCAAGTACGTGCTTGCCGGCGAGGGCAAGACGCTGGCTCCGGAGCAGATGGCGCGCTACCTGGAAGACCTGGTCGCCCGCTACCCGATCATCTCGATCGAGGACGGCCTGGCCGAGGACGACTGGGACGGCTGGAAGGCGGCGACCGACCTCATCGGCACCAAGTGCCAGCTGGTCGGCGACGACCTGTTCGTCACCAACTCGGCGCGCTTGCGCGAGGGCATCGCCCGGGGCGTCGCCAACTCGATCCTGGTCAAGGTCAACCAGATCGGCTCGCTGACGGAGACCCTCGACGCGGTCGAGACGGCACACAAGGCCGCCTACACGGCCGTCATGTCGCACCGCTCGGGCGAGACCGAGGACGCGACCATCGCCGACCTGGCGGTCGCCACCAACTGCGGTCAGATCAAGACCGGCTCGCTCGCGCGCTCCGACCGGCTGGCCAAGTACAACCAGCTGATCCGCATCGAACAGGAGCTCGGCCCGCAGGCGCGCTACGCCGGCCGCTCGATCCTGAAGGCCTGA
- a CDS encoding DsbA family oxidoreductase: protein MSDKSPLVVDVISDVMCPWCFIGKRRLEAAIRAVPDLAIEVRWHPYQLDPSLPKEGKDRKTYLDEKFGGPQRAEAAYERVRQAGRDEGIPFAFEKISVSPNTLDSHRLILWSRADNLQNEVVERLFQVYFVEGGDLSKSETLVEVARDTGMESDLVEQLLETDSDLDKMQRQIAQAGEMGVTGVPCFIIDGRFAIIGAEPADTIAAALRHADETRAESPAEA from the coding sequence ATGTCCGACAAATCCCCCCTCGTCGTCGACGTGATCTCCGACGTCATGTGTCCGTGGTGCTTCATCGGCAAGCGCCGGCTGGAGGCCGCGATCCGCGCCGTGCCGGATCTCGCCATCGAGGTGCGCTGGCATCCCTACCAGCTCGACCCGTCCCTGCCCAAGGAAGGCAAGGATCGGAAGACCTATCTCGACGAGAAGTTCGGCGGTCCTCAGCGCGCCGAGGCTGCCTACGAGCGGGTCCGGCAGGCTGGGCGGGACGAAGGCATCCCCTTCGCCTTTGAGAAGATCTCCGTCTCGCCCAACACGCTCGACAGCCACCGACTGATCCTGTGGTCGCGCGCCGACAACCTCCAGAATGAGGTCGTCGAGCGCCTGTTCCAGGTCTATTTCGTCGAGGGCGGCGACCTGTCGAAATCCGAGACTCTGGTCGAGGTCGCGCGCGACACGGGCATGGAATCGGACCTTGTCGAACAGCTGCTGGAGACGGACTCCGACCTCGACAAGATGCAGCGTCAGATCGCCCAGGCCGGCGAGATGGGCGTCACCGGCGTGCCCTGCTTCATCATTGACGGGCGTTTCGCCATCATCGGCGCGGAACCGGCGGACACCATCGCCGCCGCCCTGCGCCACGCCGACGAAACCCGCGCCGAAAGCCCGGCCGAAGCGTAG
- a CDS encoding AMP-binding protein, with amino-acid sequence MIVTPAETIDRHRTNGLWGRVTLDALFRKTAQAHPGRIAIVDAPDRSEWTGGEPRSLTYAEAEQEIERLAGFYAAVGLATDHVVGLHAPNTVDAVIAFLAALRAGLIVTPLPLHWRQKDVLEALNRIGAKGLVAADRLETRQMGHAARDVAAELFSLRFVFGLGKEIPDGLIELGPMLAEMGDGLMAPDLKRPDAAEHTATITWSRGGRTPMPVTRSHNQWIAAGFMPFLETRLDEGAHILVPYALSGLTGIGAGLLPWLLSSGTLHLHHPTALSRLAAHADAVEADYVLLPGPLAQTLDARLACRKTTVVAAWSISAPQAATFVPSHTLVDLHVADEYALVARLRGKSARIHPTALGAASAPSGSENAPALVELKAEDGEDGRPPVLSVRGPMVPETGWTAGGRNDGGLALDASGFLRTGISVTRVDGGIAGFGIPGENAPGAGDLEALDLLYQAYPEVREAAAFLVEDPVLGARLYAALVPNPGATPDARAFFAYLDAERVDLAKIPLRVLMLQVLPRHEDGTIDRARLALRVQRLAAAVA; translated from the coding sequence ATGATAGTCACCCCTGCTGAAACGATCGATCGACACAGGACCAACGGTCTGTGGGGGCGGGTCACGCTGGACGCCCTGTTCCGTAAGACCGCGCAGGCTCATCCCGGCCGGATCGCCATCGTCGACGCGCCGGACCGCTCCGAGTGGACCGGCGGCGAGCCGCGGAGCCTGACCTATGCCGAGGCCGAGCAGGAGATCGAGCGCCTCGCCGGCTTCTATGCGGCGGTCGGACTGGCCACCGATCATGTCGTCGGCCTTCACGCACCCAACACGGTCGACGCCGTGATCGCCTTCCTCGCCGCCCTGCGCGCCGGGCTGATCGTCACGCCGCTGCCGCTGCACTGGCGCCAGAAGGACGTCCTGGAGGCGCTCAACCGCATCGGCGCCAAGGGTCTGGTCGCGGCCGACCGGCTCGAAACGCGCCAGATGGGCCATGCCGCCCGCGACGTGGCGGCGGAACTGTTCAGCCTGCGCTTCGTATTCGGTCTCGGCAAGGAGATCCCGGACGGGCTGATCGAGCTCGGTCCGATGCTGGCCGAAATGGGCGACGGCTTGATGGCCCCCGACCTGAAGCGGCCGGATGCCGCCGAACATACCGCGACGATCACCTGGTCGCGCGGCGGTCGGACGCCGATGCCGGTGACGCGCAGCCACAACCAGTGGATCGCCGCCGGCTTCATGCCGTTCCTGGAAACGCGGCTCGACGAGGGCGCCCATATCCTCGTGCCCTATGCGCTCAGCGGCCTGACCGGCATCGGCGCCGGCCTGCTGCCCTGGCTTCTGTCCAGCGGCACGCTGCACCTGCACCACCCCACCGCGCTGTCGCGGCTTGCCGCCCATGCCGACGCGGTCGAGGCCGACTACGTCCTGCTGCCCGGTCCGCTGGCCCAGACCCTGGACGCCAGGCTCGCCTGCAGGAAGACCACCGTGGTCGCCGCCTGGAGCATATCCGCCCCCCAGGCCGCGACCTTCGTGCCCAGTCACACGCTGGTCGATCTTCATGTTGCCGACGAATATGCCCTGGTCGCGCGCCTGCGCGGCAAGTCGGCGCGCATCCATCCGACCGCGCTCGGCGCCGCCAGCGCGCCGTCCGGGTCCGAGAACGCTCCTGCGCTGGTCGAACTGAAGGCGGAAGATGGCGAGGACGGCCGGCCGCCGGTCCTGTCGGTGCGCGGACCGATGGTGCCTGAGACCGGCTGGACGGCAGGCGGACGCAATGACGGAGGTCTGGCACTCGATGCCAGCGGCTTTCTTCGAACGGGCATTTCGGTGACCAGGGTCGACGGCGGCATTGCCGGTTTCGGCATCCCGGGCGAAAACGCCCCCGGTGCCGGAGACCTCGAGGCACTCGATCTGCTTTACCAGGCCTATCCGGAGGTGCGCGAAGCGGCGGCATTCCTGGTCGAGGATCCGGTCCTGGGCGCTCGGCTGTACGCGGCTCTGGTACCCAACCCCGGTGCGACGCCTGACGCCAGGGCCTTCTTCGCCTATCTGGATGCCGAACGCGTCGACCTCGCCAAGATCCCGCTCAGGGTGCTGATGCTGCAGGTGTTGCCGCGCCACGAGGACGGAACGATCGACCGTGCCCGTCTGGCCCTGCGCGTCCAGCGCCTGGCCGCGGCCGTGGCGTGA